One genomic window of Candidatus Kuenenia stuttgartiensis includes the following:
- a CDS encoding ISAs1 family transposase codes for MNQHTTPIDNTHNELLHSITVRPVSQNDQANWDTLMRQHHYLGFRSLVGESIRYVAESQGQWLALIGWAAAALKCTVRDKWIGWPPFLKSQRLKLIANNSRFLILPQIHVPNLASRILSLNLKRLSQDWTKVYGHPIWLVETFVDPRFFKGVCYKAAGWIFLGHSTGFARSSQGYLLHNKPKMVFVRSLKAQVQKQLNNLNLTIQLRKETKPMKLSLKDAEFLDELLQQIPEHRMPRGVRHRKRSILAISICAIICNAWSFAAIAEWAKRCPQNMLKRLSCRYNTKTKRYEPPSEPTIRRFLQQVDAEAVDKVLSRWFQSVGDKSLPIAVDGKTLCGARQPDGKQVHLLAAFLHKQGIVLAQTQVDRKTNEIPMVPVLFDDLDIKDRVVTFDALHAQKETARYLVEDKKAEYIFTVKDNQKTIKQAIKELNLSSFPPSARNN; via the coding sequence ATGAACCAGCATACAACACCAATCGATAACACACACAACGAACTACTTCATTCAATTACCGTTCGTCCTGTTTCACAAAACGACCAGGCAAATTGGGACACACTGATGCGCCAGCATCATTACCTTGGATTTCGTTCTCTCGTAGGAGAATCAATTCGCTACGTAGCGGAATCACAGGGACAATGGCTTGCCTTGATCGGCTGGGCTGCCGCAGCATTAAAATGTACCGTTCGCGATAAGTGGATTGGATGGCCGCCATTTTTAAAATCACAACGCCTGAAACTCATAGCAAACAACTCACGTTTCCTGATCCTTCCTCAGATACACGTACCAAACCTTGCCTCCCGTATTCTTTCTCTTAACCTTAAACGCTTATCACAAGACTGGACTAAGGTCTATGGGCATCCAATCTGGCTTGTGGAGACCTTTGTCGACCCTCGTTTTTTTAAAGGCGTCTGCTATAAGGCCGCAGGATGGATTTTTTTAGGACATTCAACCGGTTTTGCCAGATCATCACAAGGCTATCTTCTGCACAATAAGCCAAAGATGGTCTTTGTTCGCTCATTGAAAGCACAAGTCCAAAAACAACTTAACAACCTTAATCTTACCATACAATTAAGAAAGGAGACAAAGCCTATGAAATTATCTTTAAAAGATGCGGAATTTCTTGACGAATTATTGCAGCAAATCCCTGAACATCGCATGCCCAGAGGCGTTCGCCACAGGAAACGTTCTATCCTGGCAATTTCTATCTGTGCTATCATCTGCAATGCCTGGAGCTTTGCCGCCATTGCAGAGTGGGCAAAGCGTTGTCCGCAAAATATGCTCAAACGTCTCTCCTGCCGTTATAATACAAAAACGAAACGATACGAACCACCGAGTGAACCTACCATCAGGCGTTTCTTACAGCAGGTGGATGCAGAAGCAGTTGATAAAGTCCTCTCGCGTTGGTTTCAATCTGTCGGTGATAAAAGCCTGCCCATTGCGGTTGACGGGAAAACCCTTTGCGGTGCAAGACAGCCTGACGGCAAACAGGTACATTTGCTTGCCGCTTTTCTTCATAAACAGGGTATAGTTCTCGCACAAACTCAGGTAGACCGCAAAACAAACGAAATACCGATGGTTCCGGTATTGTTTGATGATTTAGACATAAAAGACCGTGTCGTTACTTTCGATGCCTTACATGCGCAAAAGGAAACCGCCCGTTATCTGGTAGAAGACAAAAAGGCAGAATATATATTCACGGTGAAAGATAATCAAAAAACCATAAAACAAGCCATCAAGGAACTGAATCTCAGTTCTTTTCCCCCCTCAGCACGAAACAATTGA
- a CDS encoding AbrB family transcriptional regulator, whose product MLKNLVPHGNSAALIIDKPILEILKVDMNTPLEITTDGKNLIISPVHDKDRDKKFRAALVKINKKHEKTLKKLAE is encoded by the coding sequence ATGCTTAAAAATCTGGTCCCACACGGTAACAGCGCAGCATTAATTATTGATAAACCCATACTGGAAATCCTCAAGGTTGATATGAATACACCACTTGAAATCACCACTGACGGGAAAAATCTTATTATTTCTCCGGTTCATGACAAGGATAGAGATAAAAAGTTTAGAGCGGCTTTAGTGAAAATAAATAAAAAACACGAAAAAACACTTAAGAAGCTGGCTGAATGA
- a CDS encoding transposase, whose product MWTSTELNEYLDFPYVKQVFCIHRIFTKVKTGKKTEEIVYGITSLTQQKASPKTILKFSRGHWSIENGLHYVRDTSFREDHSQIRTQNAPRAMASLKNLVVGLFHFLNVPNIAKTLRNFAARPFLALQMLRL is encoded by the coding sequence ATTTGGACCAGCACCGAATTAAACGAATATCTTGATTTCCCCTACGTTAAGCAGGTATTTTGCATTCATAGAATATTTACAAAAGTCAAGACCGGCAAAAAGACCGAGGAAATTGTTTACGGTATTACCAGCCTGACACAACAAAAAGCAAGTCCCAAAACCATTCTTAAGTTTTCCCGCGGACACTGGTCAATAGAAAATGGACTTCATTATGTGCGTGATACCTCCTTCCGTGAAGACCATTCTCAAATACGCACACAAAATGCCCCAAGGGCAATGGCTTCTTTGAAGAACCTTGTGGTTGGGCTGTTTCATTTTCTCAATGTACCAAATATTGCAAAGACGCTCAGAAATTTTGCGGCAAGACCTTTTCTTGCACTTCAAATGCTTCGCTTGTAA
- a CDS encoding type II toxin-antitoxin system death-on-curing family toxin produces the protein MMKDILFLTLAEVIDIHSNQMRLYGGLPGIRDINLLSSAIAMPHASFHGEYLHNDICEMAVAYAFHISKNHPFVDGNKRTALVSALVFPELNGISISDSQGKLYDAMLDLSTGKLNKSEFASILRKLKE, from the coding sequence ATGATGAAAGATATCCTTTTTCTGACCCTTGCCGAAGTCATTGATATACATAGCAATCAGATGAGATTGTATGGAGGATTGCCGGGGATAAGGGATATAAACCTCTTATCTTCAGCTATTGCAATGCCCCACGCATCTTTTCATGGTGAGTACTTGCATAACGATATTTGTGAAATGGCAGTGGCTTATGCATTTCACATCAGTAAAAACCATCCTTTTGTTGACGGTAATAAGCGAACCGCTCTGGTATCTGCGCTGGTTTTTCCCGAACTTAATGGAATCAGCATTTCAGATTCTCAGGGGAAACTCTACGATGCTATGCTGGACCTTTCAACGGGAAAGCTTAACAAAAGTGAGTTTGCCAGTATATTGAGAAAATTGAAAGAATGA
- the cas4 gene encoding CRISPR-associated protein Cas4, whose translation MNTTEQTSIRFTGTQINYYFLCRKKLWYFTKNIEMEHNSDAVYLGKLIHETSYERENKEIEIDGTIKIDFIGKDRVIHEVKKSDKVEEPHIWQLKYYLWYLKQKGVEGITGKINYPKLRKTLDVFLEPGDDEKIHAIVSEIKVLVEAELPPPIQRMKMCKNCSYGDMCWV comes from the coding sequence ATGAACACTACAGAACAAACATCTATCCGCTTCACCGGCACCCAGATTAACTATTACTTCCTCTGCAGGAAGAAGCTCTGGTATTTTACCAAAAATATTGAAATGGAGCACAACAGCGATGCGGTCTACCTCGGTAAGCTGATCCACGAGACATCGTACGAACGGGAGAATAAGGAGATCGAGATTGACGGCACTATCAAGATTGATTTCATCGGGAAAGACAGGGTCATTCACGAGGTAAAGAAGTCGGACAAGGTGGAAGAGCCGCATATCTGGCAGTTGAAGTATTACCTCTGGTATCTGAAACAGAAGGGCGTAGAAGGCATTACGGGTAAAATTAATTATCCAAAGCTCAGAAAGACCCTGGACGTGTTTTTGGAACCGGGAGATGATGAGAAGATTCATGCAATAGTAAGCGAAATCAAAGTGCTTGTAGAAGCCGAATTACCTCCGCCGATACAAAGGATGAAGATGTGCAAGAATTGTAGTTATGGGGATATGTGCTGGGTGTAA
- the cas1b gene encoding type I-B CRISPR-associated endonuclease Cas1b, translating into MKQNYYIFNNGRLKRQENTIFFEKEDGSKAVIPIENTEALYAFGEIDFNTKLFNYLAQKGIPVHVFNYYGYYSGSYYPREYLNSGQLLVKQVNHYTSRQKRIVLARAFIEAASFNILKNLRYYGNRGKGVDEYISTIEGFRSQIEKTEVVEELMGIEGNIRNTYYKAWPTIIDQEIAFERRVKQPPDNMINALISYLNSMVYTTCLGEIYHTQLNPLISYLHEPGERRFSLSLDMAEVFKPIFSDRTIFTILNRHQITEKDFMTDVNCCYLNEKGRKTVVKEYDEKLKTIISHKKLERQVSYRYLIRLECYKLVKHLIGEQGYEGFKIWW; encoded by the coding sequence ATGAAACAGAACTATTACATCTTTAACAACGGCCGTTTGAAACGACAGGAAAATACCATCTTCTTTGAAAAGGAAGACGGTTCTAAGGCCGTAATACCCATTGAGAACACAGAAGCCCTCTATGCTTTCGGTGAGATTGACTTCAATACGAAACTCTTTAATTATCTTGCGCAGAAAGGCATACCGGTGCATGTATTCAACTACTATGGTTATTATTCCGGCAGCTATTATCCGCGGGAATACTTAAACTCCGGGCAACTCCTGGTGAAGCAGGTGAACCACTATACGAGCCGTCAGAAGAGAATTGTCCTGGCAAGGGCGTTTATCGAAGCAGCGAGTTTCAATATCCTGAAGAACCTGAGATATTATGGCAACAGGGGAAAAGGAGTGGATGAATATATCAGTACGATTGAAGGCTTCAGGTCACAGATCGAAAAAACAGAGGTCGTGGAGGAGTTGATGGGAATAGAAGGAAACATCCGAAATACGTATTACAAGGCGTGGCCCACCATTATTGACCAGGAGATAGCATTTGAACGCAGGGTAAAGCAGCCTCCGGACAATATGATTAATGCCTTGATCTCGTATCTAAACTCGATGGTCTATACGACATGTCTGGGTGAAATATACCATACGCAGTTAAATCCCCTGATCTCTTATCTCCATGAACCGGGTGAACGGAGGTTTTCCCTGAGTCTCGACATGGCGGAGGTTTTTAAGCCTATTTTCAGCGACAGAACCATATTTACCATACTTAACAGACATCAGATTACGGAGAAGGATTTTATGACAGATGTTAATTGCTGTTACCTTAATGAGAAGGGAAGAAAGACCGTTGTTAAAGAATATGATGAGAAACTGAAGACAATTATCAGCCATAAGAAACTTGAGAGGCAGGTCTCTTACCGGTATCTTATAAGACTGGAATGTTATAAATTGGTTAAACACCTGATTGGTGAGCAAGGGTATGAGGGATTTAAGATCTGGTGGTGA
- the cas2 gene encoding CRISPR-associated endonuclease Cas2, whose amino-acid sequence MYVVVVYDVDQKRCTKMLKLCRGYLHHIQNSVFEGEITEARLEELKIKAKKIMNEEDKDSLIVFKSRNEKWLDKEIVGFDKRPVDNIL is encoded by the coding sequence ATGTACGTTGTTGTTGTGTACGATGTGGACCAGAAACGATGCACGAAGATGCTAAAGCTTTGCAGGGGTTACCTCCATCATATACAAAATTCTGTGTTTGAGGGAGAAATTACCGAAGCCAGACTGGAAGAATTGAAGATAAAGGCAAAGAAGATCATGAACGAGGAGGATAAGGACTCACTCATTGTATTCAAATCAAGAAATGAAAAATGGCTGGATAAAGAGATTGTTGGATTTGACAAAAGACCGGTTGATAATATATTATGA
- a CDS encoding IS4-like element ISCku3 family transposase: MMREDWDLLRTFFPNDWKSLAVDTNALKGLRKDKSEEKLLRTLLIHLGCGYSLRETVVRAKRANLADLSDVALLKRLKKSKEWLYKLCLSLFRERGLQINKRNNFHLRLFDATTVKEPGKTGSLWRIHYSIEVPSLSCDFFKLTGTEGEGTGESFRQFPMKKDDYIIADRGYCTGQGIHHATRKGAYLSVRVNSQSLRIFGEEKKPFPLLKEIQYLKRPLAIKSWNVFIPNVDNTEYVKGRLCIIRKTEEAIKIAHKKLKRHASKKGIELKPETLIYAKYVIVFTTFPENQFTAFDILEWYRVRWQIELVFKRFKQIAQFGHLPKYDDDSSKAWLYGKLFVALLTEKLIDFATSFSPWGYFIVKQED; encoded by the coding sequence ATGATGAGAGAAGATTGGGATCTTCTAAGAACTTTCTTCCCAAACGATTGGAAAAGTTTAGCCGTTGATACAAATGCTTTAAAAGGCTTGCGCAAGGATAAATCTGAAGAAAAGCTTCTTCGAACATTATTAATTCATTTAGGATGTGGCTATTCATTGCGTGAAACAGTAGTTCGAGCCAAGCGTGCTAACTTAGCAGATTTATCCGATGTTGCCTTATTAAAGCGATTAAAAAAGAGCAAAGAATGGCTATATAAATTATGTTTATCTTTATTCCGTGAGCGTGGCCTCCAAATTAATAAACGGAATAATTTTCATCTTCGCTTATTTGATGCAACAACAGTAAAGGAACCTGGGAAAACAGGAAGTCTTTGGCGCATTCATTATAGTATTGAGGTTCCTTCATTATCTTGCGATTTCTTTAAACTTACGGGAACTGAAGGAGAAGGCACAGGAGAATCTTTTCGGCAGTTTCCGATGAAAAAAGATGATTATATTATAGCTGACAGAGGTTACTGTACTGGCCAAGGAATTCATCATGCAACAAGGAAAGGCGCTTATCTTAGCGTTAGAGTTAATTCGCAATCTCTACGGATATTCGGCGAAGAAAAGAAACCCTTTCCTTTATTGAAAGAAATCCAATATTTAAAAAGACCCCTTGCTATAAAATCATGGAACGTTTTTATTCCAAACGTTGATAATACTGAATATGTCAAAGGGCGTCTTTGTATAATACGCAAAACAGAAGAAGCCATTAAAATAGCTCATAAAAAACTTAAAAGACATGCAAGCAAAAAGGGCATTGAACTAAAACCGGAGACCCTTATTTATGCCAAGTACGTAATAGTATTCACAACGTTTCCTGAAAATCAATTTACCGCTTTTGATATCTTAGAATGGTATCGAGTTCGATGGCAAATTGAACTGGTCTTTAAAAGATTTAAACAAATAGCACAATTTGGACACTTACCTAAATACGATGATGATAGCTCAAAAGCTTGGCTTTATGGCAAACTATTCGTTGCTCTTTTGACAGAAAAACTAATAGATTTTGCTACGTCTTTTTCCCCCTGGGGATACTTCATTGTCAAGCAAGAAGACTAA
- a CDS encoding IS1634 family transposase: MATIQSKNSRGYKYWYIVESRRVNGKPRPIVLAYLGKADDLLKQLQGLTEKLRLKSYSHGAVAALLSVANALDVPSVINKYIKSPRQYCAKKPVRNNLTAGSTLLLGAVGRVCVPTSKRGWWDWAKTTTAEYLLRHSLSKIDSQHFWDLMDALPEESIAEIERELIEKTFKTYNLQSDTLFFDTTNFFTYIDTTNLRCTIARRGKNKQKRYDLRQVGLAMVVTRNDMIPLFHHTYQGNMADAKVFSAVLETIKDRMTGLGFDSKKHTIVFDRGNNSMDNMAIVERLALHYVGALTPYHHKQLVGDAMCNFREYDVDGSKIQVYHDKRVIWGQERTVVVFISEKLKVGQLRGMSQSLEKAEHQLKLLQQHLCNPKGKMRDKEGLEDTIRSVVKCQFAKDVIDWSLKEVSEGKFQLNFSIDQKKLEEIEGELGFRILMTDHHDWDTADIIKAYYGQSKIEHAFRNLKNPYHLALKPQFHWTDQKIRVHFFICVLGYLMAAIVWYQAKAHAQFSGTLDTLLDTLNNIRLSAMLEETKARGRVKATYKLEEMSDKESLLMNALGIMDFHKHRLKLQGLSVYN; encoded by the coding sequence ATGGCTACCATTCAATCTAAAAACTCCAGAGGTTATAAATATTGGTATATTGTCGAATCGCGGCGCGTTAACGGCAAGCCCAGGCCCATCGTCCTGGCCTATCTTGGCAAGGCAGACGATTTATTAAAACAACTGCAAGGTCTTACCGAAAAATTACGGCTCAAATCTTATTCACATGGCGCGGTAGCCGCATTGCTAAGTGTGGCCAATGCCCTGGACGTCCCTTCCGTGATTAATAAATATATAAAGTCGCCACGGCAGTATTGTGCTAAAAAACCTGTTCGAAATAATCTGACCGCCGGAAGTACCCTCTTGTTGGGTGCCGTGGGGAGAGTGTGTGTGCCTACCAGCAAAAGAGGATGGTGGGATTGGGCAAAGACGACTACTGCCGAATACTTACTCAGACACAGCTTGAGTAAAATAGACAGTCAGCATTTCTGGGATTTGATGGATGCACTTCCTGAAGAATCCATTGCAGAAATCGAGCGCGAATTAATTGAAAAGACATTTAAAACATACAACCTTCAAAGCGACACACTGTTTTTTGATACAACCAATTTTTTCACGTATATCGACACAACTAATCTGCGATGCACTATTGCCCGGCGGGGGAAAAACAAACAAAAGCGATACGATCTCAGGCAGGTCGGGTTGGCGATGGTCGTTACACGTAACGACATGATACCGTTGTTTCACCATACCTATCAGGGGAACATGGCGGATGCAAAGGTGTTCAGCGCGGTTCTTGAGACGATAAAAGACAGGATGACCGGATTAGGTTTCGACAGCAAAAAGCACACTATTGTTTTTGATCGTGGAAACAATTCCATGGACAATATGGCTATTGTAGAGAGATTGGCATTGCATTACGTTGGAGCGCTTACACCGTATCATCACAAGCAGTTGGTAGGGGATGCCATGTGTAATTTCAGGGAATATGACGTTGACGGCAGTAAGATACAGGTGTACCATGACAAACGGGTTATTTGGGGGCAGGAAAGAACCGTTGTCGTATTTATTTCCGAGAAATTAAAGGTTGGGCAATTAAGGGGAATGTCTCAGTCTCTGGAAAAGGCAGAACATCAGTTAAAGCTCTTACAGCAGCATCTGTGTAATCCAAAGGGAAAGATGCGGGACAAAGAGGGTCTGGAGGATACGATAAGAAGTGTAGTGAAATGTCAATTTGCGAAGGATGTTATCGATTGGTCGTTAAAAGAGGTATCTGAAGGCAAGTTTCAATTGAATTTTTCAATCGACCAGAAAAAGCTCGAAGAAATAGAAGGGGAACTGGGGTTCAGGATTCTTATGACAGACCATCACGATTGGGATACCGCGGACATTATAAAAGCCTACTATGGGCAATCAAAAATTGAACATGCCTTTAGAAATCTCAAGAACCCCTATCACCTTGCTTTAAAACCGCAATTTCACTGGACGGATCAGAAAATCAGGGTGCATTTTTTTATTTGCGTCCTCGGATACCTAATGGCGGCGATTGTGTGGTATCAGGCAAAAGCGCACGCACAATTTAGTGGAACGTTAGATACCCTGTTAGACACCCTTAATAATATAAGGCTTTCTGCTATGCTTGAAGAAACAAAGGCCAGAGGGAGAGTTAAGGCTACCTACAAATTGGAAGAAATGTCCGACAAGGAATCTCTGTTGATGAATGCGTTAGGCATTATGGATTTCCACAAACATCGGCTGAAACTTCAAGGACTCAGTGTATACAATTGA